CTTGTCACAGATAGCTCTGAAACGTTCAAAATCCAGTATCCGGGGATAGGCCGAAGCGCCGGTAACAATCAGGCGGGGGCGATGCTCCAAAGCCAGTTTCTCCAGATTGTCATAATCAATCCGTTCGGTTTCGGCATTCAGCCCGTATTCAATTACGTGATAAAGTTTACCGGTGAAATTGGCCTTTGAACCATGGGTCAGGTGTCCCCCATGGGAAAGGGTAAGACCCATTATGGTATCACCGGGTTTTACCATGGCGAAATAGGCAGCCATGTTAGCCTGAGCCCCGGAATGGGGCTGGACGTTGGCGTGTTCGGCATGGAACAGGGTCTTGGCCCTGTCTATAGCCAGCTCTTCTATGGCATCTGCATATTCACATCCGGCGTAGTATCTTTTACCGGGGTAACCTTCGGCGTATTTATTGGTGAAAACGGAACCCTGAGCTTCTAAAACAGCTTTGCTGGTATAGTTTTCCGAAGCAATGAGGTCAATTGTTTCTTTTAAGCGGGTGGTTTCCTGCATTATGGCATTATAAACTGCCGGGTCCGAGGTCTTTAAAAAGCTCATGGCTCTCCTTTCAGGTGTAAAAAAACAATCAGGCTAAGTCTACAACGCAAGGAATATTATATCAAATTGACTTGACATATTGACAGTGTTATCATAGCTCTATTAGGCAGCTAGATGTCAGATAAATAATATAATGCACGATAAAGAAGAATTACTCAAGGGTATATATTCGGAAATAGCCCAGTGTGTACGTTTAACCTTCATACCACCCGCACTCATGCTGTCCCCGGCGAAGGAAATGCCGATGCCAAAATTATGTTTATTGGCGAAGCCCCGGGTTTTAACGAAGACCAGCAGGGGCGTCCTTTTGTAGGGGCAGCCGGCAAATTCCTGACTGAGCTTATTCACTCCATAGGGCTCAGGCGGGAAGATGTATATATTACTAATGTAGTCAAAGACCGTCCGCCGGGCAATCGTGACCCCCTGCCGGACGAGATTTCTGCCTGTCGCAATTTTCTGGACCGCCAGATAGAAATAATAAAACCAAAAATCATAGTCACTCTGGGCAGGTATTCTATGGCCAGGTATTTCACCGGCAGCACCATCAGCAGAATTCATGGTAAGCCGATGAGACGGGACGGGGTAATTTATTATCCTATGTACCACCCGGCCGCAGCCCTGCACCAGGGAGGCTTACGTAAGGAGATTGAGCAGGATATGCTCCGGATACCGGGGTTGCTTGAAGAACTGAACCGCGCTGAAGCGCCTTTAGTCCCCAAAGAACCTCCTGCCCGCCAGCTAGGCCTGTTCTGACGAACTATGGCAAAACCTAAACTTAAGATTGTACCTCTGGGTGGCCTGGGTGAGATAGGCAAGAATATGATGTCTGTAGAATATGGGGAGGATATTATCCTCATAGACTGCGGGCTGATGTTCCCCGAAGAAGAAATGCTGGGTATAGATTTGGTTATACCTGACATTTCATACGTGCTGGAAAACCGCGAGAAAGTACGGGGTATTGTAATCACCCACGGGCATGAAGACCATATAGGGGCGTTACCTTATATACTTCCCCAGATAAATGTGCCTATTTATTGCACCAAACTAACACAGGGGCTTATTTCGGTAAAACTGAAAGAAGCCAAGCTGCTGCACCAGACTAAGATAAATGTTATCCCGTCTGACGGCACTTTCAAGCTGGGTAAACTCAAAGTGGACTTTTACCCGGTCTGCCACAGCCTGCCGGATTCGGTGGGGCTGGTTATTCAGACGCCTATCGGGGCGGTAGTCCACAGCGGGGATTTCAAACTGGACTATACGCCGGTAGACGGCAAGCCCACCAATCTGTCACGTCTGGCTATGCTGGGCTCGCGTGGAGTACTGCTTTTGATGTCAGATTCCACCCATGTGGAGCTGCCGGGTTATACCCCTTCGGAAACTGTGGTGGGTGAAAATATTGACCGCATTATCGGGGCGGCTACGGGGCGGGTACTGGTAACCACTTTTGCTTCGCTTATTTCCCGCCAGCAGCAGGTGATTGATGCCGCCGCCAAATACGGGCGGAAGCTCTTTTTTGCCGGCCGCAGCATGACTGAGATTCATAAAATGGCGGCTGATTTGGGTTACCTTAAAGTGCCCGAAGGTCTGGTCTGCAATATAGACCAGCTTCAGCGTGTGCCTCCGGAAAAAGTGGTTTTGATGACCACCGGTTCTCAGGGTGAGCCTACTTCCGCTCTGGTGCGGATAGCCAACCGTGATTTCCGCCATGTCCATATAATGAAAGGTGACACCGTAATTATTTCGGCTTCGCCCATACCCGGCAACGAGTCACTGGTGAGCCGTACTATAGACAGTTTGTTCCGCCAGGGGGCTAAGGTATTTTATGACCGCATAGCCAAGGTGCATGTGCACGGGCATGCCAGCCAGGAAGAACTGAAGCTGGTGCTTAATCTGGTTAAGCCCAAGTATTTTGTACCCGTACATGGCGAATACCGCCACCTGACCATGCATGCGGAGCTGGCCCGGACTATGGGCGTTGCCCCGGAGAATACTTTTATCATGGAAGACGGGGATATACTGGAACTCAATACCAAGTCCGGCCGTATTACCGGCAAAGTTCCTTCCGGCAATGTTTATGTAGACGGCCTGAGCGTGGGTGATGTGGGCGGGGTGGTACTCCGCAACCGCCGTATGCTTTCGCAGGACGGTATTGTGGTGGCGATTGTAGCTATCAACAAGCAAACCGGTATGCTGGTAGGCAGGCCGGATATTGTTTCCAGAGGTTTTGTTGATCCTGATGAATCTAAAGCCATGCTTGATGCCAGCCGTGATCTTATAATCAAGCTGCTTGACC
This sequence is a window from Dehalococcoides mccartyi 195. Protein-coding genes within it:
- a CDS encoding ribonuclease J, which translates into the protein MAKPKLKIVPLGGLGEIGKNMMSVEYGEDIILIDCGLMFPEEEMLGIDLVIPDISYVLENREKVRGIVITHGHEDHIGALPYILPQINVPIYCTKLTQGLISVKLKEAKLLHQTKINVIPSDGTFKLGKLKVDFYPVCHSLPDSVGLVIQTPIGAVVHSGDFKLDYTPVDGKPTNLSRLAMLGSRGVLLLMSDSTHVELPGYTPSETVVGENIDRIIGAATGRVLVTTFASLISRQQQVIDAAAKYGRKLFFAGRSMTEIHKMAADLGYLKVPEGLVCNIDQLQRVPPEKVVLMTTGSQGEPTSALVRIANRDFRHVHIMKGDTVIISASPIPGNESLVSRTIDSLFRQGAKVFYDRIAKVHVHGHASQEELKLVLNLVKPKYFVPVHGEYRHLTMHAELARTMGVAPENTFIMEDGDILELNTKSGRITGKVPSGNVYVDGLSVGDVGGVVLRNRRMLSQDGIVVAIVAINKQTGMLVGRPDIVSRGFVDPDESKAMLDASRDLIIKLLDHDGKDIPEGAMYNDVKETLNKFYYEQTKRRPMVIPVMVKV